The following are from one region of the Escherichia sp. E4742 genome:
- the ybiA gene encoding N-glycosidase YbiA yields MPVRTQRTQHVMQDTTINFYNTGDDYGDFSNFAAWPIKVDGKTWPTSEHYFQAQKFLDEKYREEIRRVSSPMVAARLGRDRSKPLRKNWESVKEQVMRKALRAKFEQHAELRVLLLATASAKLVEHTENDAYWGDGGNGKGKNRLGYLLMELREQLAIEK; encoded by the coding sequence ATGCCCGTTCGAACACAAAGGACCCAACACGTCATGCAAGACACCACCATAAATTTCTACAACACCGGCGATGACTACGGTGATTTTTCTAACTTTGCCGCCTGGCCCATTAAGGTTGACGGGAAAACCTGGCCCACCTCAGAACACTATTTCCAGGCACAAAAATTCCTTGATGAAAAATACCGCGAAGAGATCCGTCGGGTTTCTTCCCCCATGGTCGCCGCACGCTTGGGTCGCGATCGTTCTAAGCCTCTGCGTAAAAACTGGGAGTCGGTCAAAGAACAGGTGATGCGTAAAGCTCTTCGCGCTAAATTCGAACAGCATGCAGAACTGCGCGTGCTCTTACTGGCAACAGCGTCCGCAAAACTGGTTGAGCATACGGAAAATGATGCTTACTGGGGAGACGGTGGTAATGGTAAGGGCAAGAATCGACTGGGCTACCTTTTAATGGAGTTGCGCGAACAATTGGCTATAGAAAAGTAA
- the dinG gene encoding ATP-dependent DNA helicase DinG produces MALTAALKAQIAAWYKALQEQIPDFIPRAPQRQMIADVAKTLAGEEGRHLAIEAPTGVGKTLSYLIPGIAIAREEQKTLVVSTANVALQDQIYSKDLPLLKKIIPDLKFTAAFGRGRYVCPRNLTALASTEPTQQDLLAFLDDELTPNNQEEQKRCAKLKGDLDTYKWDGLRDHTDIAIDDDLWRRLSTDKASCLNRNCYYYRECPFFVARREIQEAEVVVANHALVMAAMESEAVLPDPKNLLLVLDEGHHLPDVARDALEMSAEITAPWYRLQLDLFTKLVATCMEQFRPKTIPPLAIPERLNAHCEELYELIASLNNILNLYMPAGQEAEHRFAMGELPDEVLEICQRLAKLTEMLRGLAELFLNDLSEKTGSHDIVRLHRLILQMNRALGMFEAQSKLWRLASLAQSSGAPVTKWATREERDGQLHLWFHCVGIRVSDQLERLLWRSIPHIIVTSATLRSLNSFSRLQEMSGLKEKAGDRFVALDSPFNHCEQGKIVIPRMRFEPSIDNEEQHIAEMAAFFREQVESKKHLGMLVLFASGRAMQRFLDYVTDLRLMLLVQGDQPRYRLVELHRKRVANGERSVLVGLQSFAEGLDLKGELLSQVHIHKIAFPPIDSPVVITEGEWLKSLNRYPFEVQSLPSASFNLIQQVGRLIRSHSCWGEVVIYDKRLLTKNYGKRLLDALPVFPIEQPEVPEGIVKKKEKAKSPRRRRR; encoded by the coding sequence ATGGCATTAACCGCCGCGCTTAAAGCGCAAATCGCCGCCTGGTATAAGGCGCTTCAGGAACAGATCCCCGACTTTATTCCCCGTGCGCCGCAGCGGCAGATGATTGCGGACGTCGCCAAAACGCTGGCCGGAGAAGAAGGGCGGCATCTGGCGATTGAAGCCCCCACCGGCGTTGGGAAAACGCTCTCCTATTTGATTCCCGGCATCGCCATTGCCCGCGAAGAGCAAAAAACGCTGGTGGTGAGTACCGCCAACGTGGCGTTGCAGGATCAGATCTACAGTAAAGATTTACCGCTGCTGAAAAAGATCATTCCCGATCTCAAATTTACCGCCGCTTTTGGGCGTGGGCGCTACGTTTGTCCGCGTAATCTGACGGCGCTCGCCAGTACTGAACCCACGCAACAGGATCTGCTGGCGTTTCTTGACGACGAGCTGACGCCGAACAATCAGGAAGAACAAAAACGTTGTGCGAAGCTGAAGGGCGATCTCGACACTTATAAATGGGATGGTCTGCGCGATCATACTGATATCGCCATTGATGATGATCTCTGGCGTCGTTTGAGTACCGATAAGGCCAGTTGTCTTAACCGCAACTGTTATTACTATCGCGAATGCCCGTTTTTTGTTGCCCGTCGGGAGATTCAGGAAGCAGAAGTGGTGGTGGCAAACCATGCGCTGGTGATGGCGGCGATGGAAAGCGAAGCCGTATTACCTGACCCGAAAAATCTGCTGCTGGTGCTGGACGAAGGTCATCACCTGCCGGACGTGGCGCGGGATGCGCTGGAGATGAGCGCCGAAATCACCGCACCGTGGTATCGGCTACAGCTGGACTTGTTCACCAAACTGGTCGCTACCTGCATGGAGCAGTTTCGCCCGAAGACGATCCCACCGCTGGCGATCCCTGAGCGTTTGAATGCGCATTGTGAAGAGTTGTATGAGCTTATCGCCTCGTTAAACAACATTCTCAATCTCTACATGCCTGCCGGGCAGGAGGCAGAGCACCGTTTTGCGATGGGCGAACTGCCTGATGAAGTGCTGGAGATCTGCCAGCGGCTGGCGAAACTCACCGAGATGCTGCGTGGTCTGGCGGAGTTATTTCTTAACGATTTAAGTGAGAAAACCGGCAGCCACGATATTGTGCGTCTGCACCGTTTGATTTTGCAGATGAACCGCGCGCTGGGGATGTTTGAGGCGCAAAGCAAACTCTGGCGGCTGGCTTCGCTGGCGCAATCTTCCGGTGCGCCAGTGACCAAATGGGCGACGCGGGAAGAACGCGACGGGCAGCTGCATCTCTGGTTTCACTGCGTGGGGATCCGCGTTAGCGATCAACTGGAAAGGCTGCTGTGGCGCAGTATTCCGCACATTATTGTCACCTCCGCGACCTTGCGATCGCTGAACAGTTTTTCGCGTTTGCAGGAGATGAGCGGGCTGAAAGAGAAAGCGGGCGACCGCTTTGTGGCGCTGGATTCCCCCTTCAACCACTGCGAACAGGGCAAAATTGTTATTCCCCGGATGCGCTTTGAGCCTTCCATTGACAACGAAGAACAGCACATTGCTGAAATGGCGGCGTTCTTCCGTGAGCAGGTGGAGAGCAAAAAACACCTCGGTATGTTGGTACTGTTTGCCAGCGGGCGTGCGATGCAGCGGTTTCTCGACTATGTGACGGATTTACGGTTGATGTTGCTGGTGCAGGGCGATCAGCCTCGCTATCGCTTAGTTGAACTGCATCGCAAACGCGTCGCCAACGGTGAGCGCAGCGTACTGGTGGGCTTACAGTCTTTTGCCGAAGGGCTGGATTTAAAGGGCGAGCTGCTAAGTCAGGTGCATATCCATAAAATTGCCTTTCCACCTATTGACAGCCCGGTGGTGATCACCGAAGGGGAGTGGCTGAAAAGCCTCAATCGCTATCCGTTTGAGGTGCAAAGCCTGCCGAGCGCCTCGTTTAACCTGATCCAGCAGGTCGGGCGTTTGATCCGAAGCCACAGCTGCTGGGGGGAAGTGGTGATTTACGATAAACGCTTGCTGACCAAAAACTATGGCAAGCGACTACTGGATGCATTACCGGTATTTCCGATTGAGCAACCGGAAGTCCCTGAAGGTATAGTTAAAAAGAAAGAAAAAGCGAAATCCCCACGTCGTCGGCGGCGTTAA